A region from the Manihot esculenta cultivar AM560-2 chromosome 13, M.esculenta_v8, whole genome shotgun sequence genome encodes:
- the LOC110629236 gene encoding uncharacterized protein LOC110629236, giving the protein MNAQLTIPDDGAIIAELKVRPSLLQQIKEAQKEDTGIALWTRQVQEERKQKHVISDDGYLYYGNIICVPNIGELKQSILTEAHNSPYVIHPDSTKMYQDLKAHYWWPRLPLTLRKKDVIWVIVDKLTK; this is encoded by the exons ATGAATGCACAGTTGACTATACCGGATGATGGAGCTATCatagcagaattgaaagttagACCCAGCTTACTAcaacaaattaaagaagcacAGAAAGAAGATACAGGGATAGCTTTATGGACTAGACAAGTACAAGAGGAAAGGAAGCAGAAGCATGTGATAAGTGATGATGGCTACTTGTACTATGGTAACATAATATGTGTACCTAACATTGGAGAGTTGAAACAGAGTATTCTTACAGAGGCACACAATAGTCCATATGTTATACATCCGGAtagcactaagatgtatcaagatctgaaggcgCATTATTGGTGGCCGA GATTGCCACTCACACTAAGGAAGAAAGATGTCATCTGGGTAATAGTTGACAAGTTAACTAAATGA